A DNA window from Setaria viridis chromosome 2, Setaria_viridis_v4.0, whole genome shotgun sequence contains the following coding sequences:
- the LOC117845475 gene encoding protein NUCLEAR FUSION DEFECTIVE 4, whose product MVFDAGAGSSPPAAAPSGNPLRVILTRGFARQVLVGRWFTVFASLLIMAASGATYIFGSYSGTLKSSLEYDQHTLNTVSFFKDLGANLGVFSGLINEVTPPWVVLAMGATMNLSGYLMVYLAVSGRTARPPVWLVCLYFFIGANSQSFANTGALVTCVKNFPESRGVVLGILKGFVGLSGAVYTQLYLAFYGGDDAESLILLIAWLPAAVSVVFVHTIRYMPYPRRRGGQETSPDPFFCFLYLSIALASFLLVMIVVQKQVPFSREAYGLAATPLLILLLMPLGVVVKQEYKIFRERQLDAALLAAGPPPTITVAGAANDNIQMSTDTKKTEQQQPAPPTSTSSSCLGRFGGCVRTMFRPPARGEDYTILQALVSVDMLVLFVASICGVGGTLTAIDNMGQIGQSLGYPSKSINTFVSLISIWNYAGRVTAGYASEAVLARYRFPRPLLLTLVLLLACAGHLLIAFGVPQSLYAASVIIGFCFGAQWPLVFAAISEIFGLKYYSTLYNFGGMASPVGSYILNVRVAGRLYDAEAARQGNVVGVGAGGTKHERVCLGVECFKRSFLIITAATVVGAAVSLVLVWRTWGFYKGDIYARFREEAAGGGEGRGQVDGRLPVGQPRRRVEAAAEEEEEREAGAVNSRKG is encoded by the coding sequence atgGTGTTCGACGCGGGCgccggcagctcgccgccggcggcggcgccgtcggggaACCCCCTGCGCGTGATCCTGACGCGCGGGTTCGCGCGGCAGGTGCTGGTGGGCCGGTGGTTCACGGTGTTCGCGAGCCTGCTCATCATGGCGGCGTCCGGCGCGACCTACATCTTCGGGTCCTACTCCGGCACGCTCAAGTCGTCGCTGGAGTACGACCAGCACACGCTCAACACCGTCTCCTTCTTCAAGGACCTGGGCGCCAACCTGGGCGTCTTCTCGGGGCTCATCAACGAGGTCACCCCGCCCTGGGTCGTGCTCGCCATGGGCGCCACCATGAACCTCTCCGGCTACCTCATGGTCTACCTCGCCGTGTCCGGCCGCACGGCGCGCCCGCCCGTGTGGCTCGTCTGCCTCTACTTCTTCATCGGCGCCAACTCGCAGTCGTTCGCCAACACGGGGGCGCTCGTCACCTGCGTCAAGAACTTCCCGGAGAGCCGCGGCGTGGTGCTCGGGATCCTGAAGGGGTTCGTCGGCCTCAGCGGCGCCGTGTACACGCAGCTGTACCTCGCCTTctacggcggcgacgacgccgagTCGCTGATCCTCCTCATCGCGTGGCTGCCCGCGGCGGTGTCCGTCGTGTTCGTGCACACCATCCGGTACATGCCgtacccgcgccgccgcggcgggcagGAGACGAGCCCGGACcccttcttctgcttcctctacCTCTCCATCGCGCTCGCgtccttcctcctcgtcatgATCGTCGTGCAGAAGCAGGTCCCCTTCTCCCGCGAGGCCTACGGcctcgccgccacgccgctgctcatcctcctcctcatgcCCCTCGGCGTCGTCGTCAAGCAGGAGTACAAGATCTTCCGCGAGAGGCAGCTCGacgccgccctcctcgccgccggcccgccgcccaccattaccgtcgccggcgccgccaacGACAACATTCAGATGTCAACGGACACCAAGAAaacagagcagcagcagccggcgccgccgacgtcgaccTCCTCATCTTGTTTGGGAAGGTTCGGCGGGTGTGTGAGGACCATgttccggccgccggcgcgcggcgaggactACACGATCCTCCAAGCCCTGGTGAGCGTGGACATGCTGGTCCTCTTCGTGGCCTCCATCTGCGGCGTGGGCGGGACGCTGACGGCGATCGACAACATGGGCCAGATCGGCCAATCCCTGGGCTACCCATCCAAGAGCATCAACACCTTCGTCTCCCTGATCAGCATCTGGAACTACGCCGGCCGCGTGACCGCCGGGTACGCCTCGGAGGCCGTCCTCGCCCGCTACCGCTTCccgcgccccctcctcctcacgctcgtcctcctcctcgcctgcgCCGGCCACCTCCTGATCGCCTTCGGCGTCCCCCAGTCCCTCTACGCCGCCTCCGTGATCATCGGGTTCTGCTTCGGCGCGCAGTGGCCGCTGGTGTTCGCCGCCATCTCCGAGATCTTCGGGCTCAAGTACTACTCCACGCTCTACAACTTCGGCGGCATGGCGAGCCCCGTGGGGTCCTACATCCTCAACGTGCGCGTCGCGGGGCGGCTCTACGACGCCGAGGCCGCGCGGCAGGGGAACGTCGTTGGCGTCGGCGCGGGGGGGACGAAGCACGAGAGGGTGTGCCTCGGGGTGGAGTGCTTCAAGAGGTCGTTCCTGATCatcacggcggcgacggtggtcgGCGCGGCGGTGTCGCTGGTGCTGGTGTGGCGGACCTGGGGGTTCTACAAGGGGGACATCTACGCGAGGTTTCGtgaggaggccgccggcggcggggaggggcggggaCAGGTCGACGGGCGCCTGCCGGTcgggcagccgcggcggcgggtggaagctgcggcggaggaggaagaggagcgcGAGGCAGGAGCGGTCAACAGCAGGAAAGGGTGA
- the LOC117844004 gene encoding protein argonaute MEL1, which produces MASRGGGGGGGGCGGAGGRGPGGRGGEGGGRGVGGRGGGAGHQGPYGRGGGGGGYQQPYGRGGRGGWYQQPYGRGGGGGRGAGGGHPQQPPFGRREGGGGPGRGRVEAPAAPRPAAPVAVPAAAASTSARPPAPASASSTAPAPAPAPAPPGPAAAAAAAASALARGMGRLAVADAGPAPPAPSGRSAAQPPAHQPPAAPPAAPPAAPPVSSKGIAHPARPGIGTVGRKVLVRANHFLVKFADNDICHYDVSISPEPKVRRTNRVLLSELVKVHGASLAHQMPAYDGSRSLYTAGELPFKSMDFVVKLGRREIEYTVTIRYAARANLCHLQQFINGQQRDSPHDAIQALDVVMRESPSLNYVTVSRSFFSKQFGTGNIGEGLEFWRGYYQSLRPTQMGLSLNIDTCSTSFYKSIPVVQFVDEFLRVTNPMQPFSDRDRLKIKKALRGVRVETTHQQGKRSIYKITGITSVPLAQLSFSCNDGPQLTVVQYFEQRYKYRLQYTAWPCLQSGKDSKPIYLPMEVCEIIEGQKYPRKLSDPQVASILKATCKRPQERENNIIQMVGRNNYSADRLAQAFRITVANHMVEVQARVLPPPVLKYHESGREKTVAPSVGKWNMINKKMVNGRTVDRWTCLSFSRMVHHDVVRICYDLVHMCKSIGMDFNATPVIEVQSASPNNIEAALRNVHINAPNLQLLIVILPEISGHYGKIKKLCETELDIVSQCINPKSPKNKQYFENVALKINVKVGGCNTLLEMPKGIPFVPDAPTIIFGADVTHPVAGEDSSASIAAVVASMDWPEITTYKALVSAQEHRQEIIQNLFWTTTDPEKGTAVNGGMIRELLLSFYKKTGQKPKRIIFYRDGVSEGQFSHVLLYEMDAIRKACASMEQGYLPPVTFVVVQKRHHTRLFPDHRRRDLTDRSGNILPGTVVDTDVCHPSEFDFYLCSHAGIQGTSRPTHYHVLYDENHFSADALQMLTNNLCYTYACCTRSISVVPPAYYAHLAASRARYYDEQAEGADGASVASGGPAAFRQLPQVKDKVKEVMFFC; this is translated from the exons ATGGCTTcgcgtggcggaggaggaggtggcggtgggtgcGGCGGGGCCGGAGGGCGAGGCCCTGGTGGgcggggcggcgagggcggaggGCGTGgggtcggcggccgcggcggcggggccgggcaccAGGGGCCctacggccgcggcggcgggggaggcgggtaCCAGCAGCCctacggccgcggcggcagggGAGGCTGGTACCAGCAGCCctacggccgcggcggcggcggaggccgaggcgccGGTGGCGGGCACCCGCAGCAGCCGCCGTTCGGGCGCAgggagggcggaggcggccctggccgcggccgcgtggaggcacccgccgcgccgcgtcCTGCAGCGCCGGTGGCCGTCCCCGCGGCGGCAGCCTCGACTTCCGCGCGGCCGCCTGCGCCCGCGTCCGCTTCGAgtacggcgccggcgccagcgccagcgccagctCCTCctggccccgcggcggcggcggcggcggctgcaagTGCTCTGGCGAGGGGCATGGGGAGGCTGGCCGTGGCGGACGCGGGCCCCGCTCCCCCTGCGCCGTCAGGTAGATCCGCGGCGCAGCCTCCCGCGCAccagccgccggccgctccgCCGGCCGCTCCGCCGGCCGCTCCGCCGGTGTCGAGCAAGGGGATAGCGCACCCGGCGCGCCCGGGGATCGGCACGGTGGGGAGGAAGGTCCTCGTGCGCGCGAACCACTTCCTCGTCAAATTCGCCGACAACGACATATGCCATTACGAC GTTTCAATCAGTCCTGAACCGAAGGTAAGAAGAACCAACAGGGTGCTGCTTTCGGAGCTTGTTAAGGTGCACGGTGCGTCTCTTGCCCACCAGATGCCTGCTTATGATGGAAGCAGGAGCCTGTACACTGCAGGCGAGCTGCCATTCAAATCAATGGATTTTGTTGTCAAGTTGGGACGCCGAGAAAT TGAGTATACAGTGACAATTCGATATGCAGCACGGGCAAATTTGTGCCACCTGCAGCAGTTCATCAACGGTCAGCAAAGGGACTCGCCACATGACGCAATCCAAGCACTTGATGTTGTCATGAGGGAGTCTCCTTCTCTCAA TTATGTCACTGTTTCTAGATCCTTCTTTTCCAAGCAGTTTGGTACTGGGAACATTGGTGAGGGGCTGGAGTTTTGGAGAGGATACTACCAGAGCTTGCGCCCCACTCAAATGGGCCTCTCGTTGAACATTG ACACATGCTCGACTTCGTTTTATAAATCTATCCCTGTGGTACAATTTGTTGATGAGTTTCTGCGGGTGACCAACCCCATGCAGCCTTTTTCGGACAGGGATCGTTTGAAG attAAGAAAGCCCTGCGTGGAGTTCGTGTTGAGACCACACACCAGCAGGGCAAAAGGAGCATCTACAAGATAACTGGGATTACTTCTGTCCCATTGGCACAGCTGAG CTTTTCTTGCAATGATGGCCCTCAGCTGACTGTTGTTCAATACTTTGAGCAACGGTACAAGTACCGGTTGCAATACACTGCTTGGCCCTGCCTGCAGTCCGGCAAAGATTCTAAGCCGATATATTTACCGATGGAG GTGTGTGAAATTATTGAAGGGCAAAAATACCCTAGGAAGCTTAGTGACCCACAGGTGGCCAGCATACTGAAGGCAACCTGTAAACGTCCCCAAGAGAGGGAGAACAATATCATTCAA ATGGTTGGCCGCAACAACTATTCTGCTGATCGCCTGGCACAGGCGTTCAGGATCACTGTTGCCAATCATATGGTCGAGGTGCAAGCGCGTGTGCTGCCTCCACCTGTG CTGAAATACCATGAATCCGGAAGGGAGAAAACTGTGGCACCAAGCGTCGGGAAGTGGAATATGATTAACAAG AAAATGGTCAATGGTAGAACTGTTGACAGATGGACTTGTTTGAGCTTTTCGCGGATGGTACATCATGATGTAGTCAGAATATGCTATGACTTGGTTCATATGTGCAAGTCCATTGGCATG GATTTCAATGCAACGCCAGTGATAGAAGTTCAGTCAGCTTCTCCCAACAACATAGAAGCTGCTCTAAGGAATGTTCACATTAATGCTCCCAATCTCCAGCTGCTTATTGTGATTCTTCCAGAAATTTCTGGTCATTATG GGAAAATTAAGAAGTTGTGTGAGACTGAACTTGATATAGTATCTCAGTGCATAAATCCAAAGTCCCCAAAAAACAAGCAGTATTTTGAAAACGTCGCCCTTAAAATCAATGTGAAG GTTGGAGGGTGCAATACACTGCTTGAGATGCCTAAAGGAataccttttgtcccggatgcACCGACAATCATTTTTGGTGCTGATGTGACCCATCCTGTAGCAGGAGAAGACTCATCAGCATCTATTGCAGCT GTGGTGGCATCCATGGACTGGCCTGAAATAACAACCTATAAAGCTCTGGTCTCTGCCCAAGAGCATAGGCAGGAAATTATACAGAATCTCTTCTGGACCACTACAGATCCAGAGAAAGGCACCGCAGTAAATGGTGGAATGATAAG GGAGTTGCTGTTATCATTCTATAAAAAGACTGGCCAAAAGCCTAAACGGATTATATTTTACAG GGATGGAGTAAGTGAAGGGCAGTTCAGCCATGTTTTGCTCTATGAAATGGATGCAATCAGGAAGGCTTGTGCTTCTATGGAACAGGGGTATCTACCCCCAGTGACATTTGTAGTAGTACAAAAAAGGCACCACACAAGGCTCTTCCCTGATCATAGAAGGCGTGATCTCACAGATAGAAGTGGAAACATTCTTCCTG GAACTGTGGTTGATACTGACGTTTGTCATCCCAGTGAGTTTGATTTCTACCTTTGTAGCCATGCAGGAATTCAG GGAACAAGCAGGCCAACACATTATCATGTCCTGTACGACGAGAACCATTTCTCGGCTGATGCGCTGCAGATGCTCACTAACAACCTGTGTTACAC ATATGCATGCTGCACGCGCTCTATCTCAGTTG TTCCACCGGCCTACTACGCCCACCTGGCGGCTTCCCGCGCAAGGTACTACGACGAGCAAGCAGAGGGCGCCGATGGAGCCTCTGTCGCCAGTGGCGGTCCAGCTGCGTTCCGCCAGCTACCGCAGGTCAAGGACAAAGTGAAGGAAGTGATGTTCTTCTGCTGA
- the LOC117845588 gene encoding peptidyl-prolyl cis-trans isomerase FKBP16-4, chloroplastic: protein MELTVVPSISLSPLRALPLPTRRVARRPAFACRCSCSPDASQGATRRWFASLLTAAAAVGVGVAGGEAGAVSTSRRALRASKIPESEFTSLPNGLKYYDIKVGSGAKAVKGSRVAVHYVAKWKGITFMTSRQGLGVGGGTPYGFDVGNSERGNVLKGLDLGVEGMKVGGQRLIIVPPELAYGKKGVQEIPPNATIELDVELLSIKQSPFGTPVKIVEG from the exons ATGGAGCTCACCGTCGTGCCCTCCATCTCCCTCTCCCCGCTCCgcgccctccctctccccaccaggagggtggcgcggcggccggccttCGCCTGCCGCTGCAGCTGCTCCCCGGACGCGTCCCAAGGGGCCACCCGGCGGTGGTTCgcctccctcctcaccgccgccgcag CGGTCGGAGTTGGCGTGGCCGGAGGGGAAGCCGGCGCGGTGTCCACCAGCAGGAGGGCG CTCAGGGCGTCCAAGATTCCGGAGAGTGAGTTCACCAGCCTGCCCAATGGCCTCAA GTACTATGACATCAAGGTAGGAAGTGGGGCTAAAGCTGTTAAAGGATCCCGTGTCGCA GTACATTATGTGGCCAAGTGGAAGGGCATAACATTCATGACAAGCAGGCAGGGTCTCGGTGTTGGTGGTGGAACG CCATACGGTTTTGATGTTGGCAATTCTGAGAGAGGCAATGTTTTAAAAGGACTGGATCTTGGGGTTGAGGGGATGAAAGTTGGAGGACAG AGGTTGATCATCGTTCCTCCTGAACTGGCGTATGGAAAGAAAGGTGTCCAAGAAATTCCTCCAAATGCAACTATTGAG CTGGATGTTGAGCTACTATCAATCAAGCAGAGTCCATTCGG GACTCCTGTGAAGATTGTCGAAGGATAA